AATACACACGCTCCCCAAAAAGATCCCCCAGGCCACGAGGAAGTAGGCCGCGGGCCCATACCCCTTGCGCCATACCTTGAATCCCACGAATATCGCGAGAATGGAGGCCGTCATGGCGATGATCTGCGTCATCATGTTGGCCACGAAGTGGTTGCTCATGAACGTGGGGACCAGGGCGATGCTGTAGGCGACAATCACACCGGTGAGGAGTTTATGTCCCAACTTGTACTTTTCGCGGGTGTGCAGGAAGGATTGAATGAAAAGCGCTGCGGTGATACCGTTAAAAACCGGGATCAGCAGGGTGTCGTGCATGGCGAGCCAGGGGCTGTTGGGCCAGAGGAACCGGAACGAATAACCCTGCTGCGAAGCCTGGGTGAGCCCAACGCAAATGATATAGCTTACGTAAATGAGGTAACTGTTGTCGCGGACGGTGAGCCAAATGAAGAAGTTGTACAGCGCCATCACGAGGATGATGCCGGCGTAAAGCCCGAAAATGAAGTTACGCTCGGTGTTTTTGCCTACCAGCGTGGTTTCCGCACCCAGGTACACCGGCAACTGGGCCTGTTCGCCGGCGCGGATCTTCAAATAATATTCACGGGTCTGCCCCTGCGCGATATCAAGAGGGAATATGTAGTTCTGGTGGTTGATGGGCCGCATATGGAACGGCTGGAACTGTCCCAGTTCGGTAACCTTGTACTCGCCGCCCGGCAGTACTTCGTACAGCGAGATCTCGTCGATAGTGGGGTATTCCACTTCGAGCAGGAGGCGGCTGAGGTGGGTGGCGTTGGTGACCTGCAGCCGCGCCCAGCTGGTAAAAGGCGTGATCTGGAGATTGGGGACCTTGGAGCCGGAGGGCTTGAATGCCTGTTCGCGCACCTGGTCGATGGTGAGGGCATTGGAACTGTCGATATAAAGGTCGAGGAATTCACCGACCTGCATGAGTTTGGCGCTGTCGTTGAACACGACCGGCGTTTGCGCGCGGGTCGTAAAATGGGCAGCCAGGGAAAGCAGGATGAGGGCGAAAAAGCGTATAGACATTTTCAGTTCACGGTTGTTATAGTCAGGCGGCGAAATTTCGCAGCAAACATAATGGATTTTACGGTACCATTTGCGGCAATCCCAGCATGTAATTCACTTCGAAGGTCCCTTTAGGCCCCGTTTCGGTCCTGATCTGGTTAGGGCTGCTACGCAAATCGCGGATGAGGGCCTGTTCCGAGGGGTCGGCGCTGGCCAGCTCGTGGTTATCGCGTATGATCATGGCCGTAGCCACCAGGTCGTCTTTCGGATAATAAAACACCCCTTCATTACCCAGCGAAGTATCGATCACCGCGCCCACCCGCTTGGCGCCCCTCACGGTCACCGGGGCGCAAAGTACATGGACGTTGCCCACGGGCAGCTGCGAGGTCAGCGCCACGCATACCCTGCTGAGGATCAGGCTTCCGATCCCCATGCCGGCCACCTCCTTGGAGTTCCACAAACCGCAGATCTCCGCGCTGCCGGGCACCACGTCGGTATACACCTTCGGGTCGTACTTGCCCACCGCCATTTCGATGGGGAGGGGCAGCACCCCGTCGGCAATCTGAACACGGGCCCCGCCGTACGTTTTGGTGCCGGTCTCGTCTTCCACGATCACCACAACCGTATTTTTGTGATGGAGCCAGTCCACATTGCCGGATGTGATCTTATGGATGCCAAAGTAAATCTGCAACAGCTTACTGTGGCCCTCGTAAAACCGCATGCATGCTTCCGGGTCGTCTGGTGCGAAAAATGCCCTAACGTTGATCGGTGCGCTCATTGATTGCTTCGTTTAGTTGAATTGGGCGTTATTGAATGAGTTGATCGAAATCCACATAATACCTGCCGGAGCTGCGAAGCTGATCCAGCAGGATCCTCCGGCAAGTGTCCGTCACCAGCGCCCCGCCTAACATAACGGAGGAGGCCAGCTGCGGCCAGGTGGTAATGGTTTTGCCGATTTCTCCCAGCGAATATTTCATCCGGGGGCTCATGTGCGCCATGCCTGCCATAGGCCCCAAAATGGGAATCTTTTCTTCGTTGGACAGGTGCTTCAGCGCGCTCAGATCCTCAATGGGAGGGATGAGCCCGTGCAGCAGGGGATATTCCGGGTCCAGGTCGAACCGCTCGATGTCGAGCATGCCGCGGTCGTTGGTGTCCATCACCACCGGGATGCCATGCTTGCGGGCTTTCTGGCGGCTGAGTATCTTCACGTCGACCCCGTCGCATTCTTCCACCAGCACGTCCAGCTTGCCGCCTTCGGTCAGGAATCCATCCAGGTTCTGCTCCGTAGCCCCTTCTCCAAACACTTTTACCGTCAAAAACGGGTCCATTTCAGCGATTTCACGGGCCGCCACGATCACCTTGGGCATCCCCAGGTTGTCGACCGTGGTGCGCAGCCGGTTCATATTGGTCAGCTCCACCGCATCGAAGTCCGCCAGCCGCAATTCCCCGCATACCCGCTCCATGGCGAGGGTGAGGGCGATGGTCTGGCCTACGGACAAGCCGATGACGCCGATCTTCTTTTCCTGTAGCAAATCCCGCTCTGCAGCGGTGATTTTATGCATGTTGCGCGAAGTGCGCAAAGCGATGAATTCGGATTTATCGAGCAGGTGAACCAGTTTGGCCGTCCAGGGATAGTATACCCAAACGCCGTACTGCGCTGCCGGAATGCCGTTCAGATGGGCCTGTACCGCTGCCGCCGTTTCGGCTTCACTGAGGCGGCGGGTGGGGTGCTGGATTTTCACCAGCTCCCGGAGCTGGCTGTCCAGCTCATCGTATACCCTGATATGCGGGTGCGCCTGCAACAACTGCTGCAGGGCTTCCTGGTCCGCCGCCCGGTTCGGGTAATAAAACTCCGGGGAGAAGGTGACAGGCGCCGACTGTGTCTCTTGTATGCGTTCCTTGAGTGTCATACTGCCGCTACTCGATTTTCTTTAAATGATTGAATTGGCC
Above is a genomic segment from Chitinophaga pollutisoli containing:
- a CDS encoding ThiF family adenylyltransferase, coding for MTLKERIQETQSAPVTFSPEFYYPNRAADQEALQQLLQAHPHIRVYDELDSQLRELVKIQHPTRRLSEAETAAAVQAHLNGIPAAQYGVWVYYPWTAKLVHLLDKSEFIALRTSRNMHKITAAERDLLQEKKIGVIGLSVGQTIALTLAMERVCGELRLADFDAVELTNMNRLRTTVDNLGMPKVIVAAREIAEMDPFLTVKVFGEGATEQNLDGFLTEGGKLDVLVEECDGVDVKILSRQKARKHGIPVVMDTNDRGMLDIERFDLDPEYPLLHGLIPPIEDLSALKHLSNEEKIPILGPMAGMAHMSPRMKYSLGEIGKTITTWPQLASSVMLGGALVTDTCRRILLDQLRSSGRYYVDFDQLIQ